From the Lampris incognitus isolate fLamInc1 chromosome 10, fLamInc1.hap2, whole genome shotgun sequence genome, one window contains:
- the ndel1b gene encoding nuclear distribution protein nudE-like 1-B isoform X1: MDTEMIPKFSSKDEEVDYWKSLSLKYKKSYHDAREELQEFQEGSRELEAELEAQLGQAEHRLRDLQVENQRLKSEVDNLKEKLEQQYAQSYKQVSMLEDDLGQTRSIKDQLHKYVRELEQANDDLERAKRATIVSLEDFEGRLNQAIERNAFLESELDEKESLLVSVQRLKDEARDLRQELAVRERTTDRMSAPSSPTSDIDKMDTAVQASLSLPAMPVGKGIELPFVSSKALTNGCGSSSLTPSARISALNIVGDLLRKVGALESKLAVCRNFAKDQATRKNHPTANGKLINSSATQFSHALHTTYFDKTTVNGLDPSSLTSVAVSRAVSPPGMLPLSAFLLIR, translated from the exons ATGGACACAGAAATGATTCCCAAGTTTTCTTCAAAGGACGAGGAAGTTGATTACTGGAAGTCTCTGTCTCTCAAATATAAGAAAAG ctaccatgaTGCCCGGGAGGAACTGCAGGAGTTCCAAGAGGGGAGCAGGGAgctggaggcggagctggaggcccAGCTGGGCCAGGCCGAGCACCGCCTACGAGACCTCCAGGTTGAGAACCAGAGACTGAAGAGCGAGGTGGATAACCTCAAG gAGAAGCTGGAGCAGCAGTATGCACAGAGTTATAAGCAGGTCTCCATGTTGGAGGACGACCTGGGCCAAACACGCAGCATCAAGGACCAGCTCCACAAATATGTGCGAGAGCTGGAGCAGGCCAACGACGACCTGGAGAGAGCCAAGAG GGCTACAATAGTATCCCTGGAGGACTTTGAGGGGCGTTTGAACCAAGCCATTGAGAGAAACGCCTTTCTAGAGAGCGAGCTGGATGAGAAGGAGTCTCTCTTGGTCTCAGTGCAGCGGCTGAAGGATGAGGCGCGAG ACCTGAGGCAGGAGCTTGCAGTACGGGAGAGGACCACGGATAGGATGTCGGCCCCCAGCTCACCCACCTCAGACATCGATAAGATGGACACAGCGGTCCAGGCATCTTTGTCCCTCCCTGCCATGCCTGTTGGGAAGGGCATAGAGCTCCCCTTCGTCAGCTCTAAAG CATTGACCAATGGCTGTGGCAGCTCTTCGCTCACTCCATCTGCTAGAATCTCTGCTCTTAACATTGTCGGGGACCTGCTGAGGAAAGTTGGG GCTCTGGAATCCAAATTAGCCGTGTGCCGGAACTTTGCCAAGGACCAGGCAACGAGAAAAAACCACCCGACAGCCAACGGGAAGCTCATCAACAGCAGTGCCACCCAGTTCTCCCATGCATTGCACACCACTTATTTTGACAAAAC TACTGTAAATGGACTGGACCCCAGCTCATTGACCTCTGTGGCAGTATCCAGAGCAGTGTCTCCTCCTGGCATGCTTCCTCTAAGTGC ATTTTTGCTGATCCGTTGA
- the ndel1b gene encoding nuclear distribution protein nudE-like 1-B isoform X2: MDTEMIPKFSSKDEEVDYWKSLSLKYKKSYHDAREELQEFQEGSRELEAELEAQLGQAEHRLRDLQVENQRLKSEVDNLKEKLEQQYAQSYKQVSMLEDDLGQTRSIKDQLHKYVRELEQANDDLERAKRATIVSLEDFEGRLNQAIERNAFLESELDEKESLLVSVQRLKDEARDLRQELAVRERTTDRMSAPSSPTSDIDKMDTAVQASLSLPAMPVGKGIELPFVSSKALTNGCGSSSLTPSARISALNIVGDLLRKVGALESKLAVCRNFAKDQATRKNHPTANGKLINSSATQFSHALHTTYFDKTTVNGLDPSSLTSVAVSRAVSPPGMLPLNFC; encoded by the exons ATGGACACAGAAATGATTCCCAAGTTTTCTTCAAAGGACGAGGAAGTTGATTACTGGAAGTCTCTGTCTCTCAAATATAAGAAAAG ctaccatgaTGCCCGGGAGGAACTGCAGGAGTTCCAAGAGGGGAGCAGGGAgctggaggcggagctggaggcccAGCTGGGCCAGGCCGAGCACCGCCTACGAGACCTCCAGGTTGAGAACCAGAGACTGAAGAGCGAGGTGGATAACCTCAAG gAGAAGCTGGAGCAGCAGTATGCACAGAGTTATAAGCAGGTCTCCATGTTGGAGGACGACCTGGGCCAAACACGCAGCATCAAGGACCAGCTCCACAAATATGTGCGAGAGCTGGAGCAGGCCAACGACGACCTGGAGAGAGCCAAGAG GGCTACAATAGTATCCCTGGAGGACTTTGAGGGGCGTTTGAACCAAGCCATTGAGAGAAACGCCTTTCTAGAGAGCGAGCTGGATGAGAAGGAGTCTCTCTTGGTCTCAGTGCAGCGGCTGAAGGATGAGGCGCGAG ACCTGAGGCAGGAGCTTGCAGTACGGGAGAGGACCACGGATAGGATGTCGGCCCCCAGCTCACCCACCTCAGACATCGATAAGATGGACACAGCGGTCCAGGCATCTTTGTCCCTCCCTGCCATGCCTGTTGGGAAGGGCATAGAGCTCCCCTTCGTCAGCTCTAAAG CATTGACCAATGGCTGTGGCAGCTCTTCGCTCACTCCATCTGCTAGAATCTCTGCTCTTAACATTGTCGGGGACCTGCTGAGGAAAGTTGGG GCTCTGGAATCCAAATTAGCCGTGTGCCGGAACTTTGCCAAGGACCAGGCAACGAGAAAAAACCACCCGACAGCCAACGGGAAGCTCATCAACAGCAGTGCCACCCAGTTCTCCCATGCATTGCACACCACTTATTTTGACAAAAC TACTGTAAATGGACTGGACCCCAGCTCATTGACCTCTGTGGCAGTATCCAGAGCAGTGTCTCCTCCTGGCATGCTTCCTCTAA ATTTTTGCTGA